The window GTCGGCGGCGATTTGCGCGAGTGCCGTAAGAATGCCTTGCCCCAGCTCCGCCTTTCCCGTGAAGATCGTGACCGTTCCGTCGAAGTCGAGTCGAATCCAACCGTCGAGCCTGCGATTGGCACGCAGGTCGATCGGCAAGTTCGGCTCCGATTGTGCGAACGCTGAGAATGGCGCGAGCGAAAATGTCGCGACAATTGCACCGGCCAATTTGCCGAAGGCGCGCCGGGAAAGCTTGACGGTCTTCATCCGCGCAATTCCTGCGCTGCGCGCTGGATGGCGCGGACGATCCGGTTATGCGCGCCGCACCGGCACTTCTGGCCTGCCATTTCGCGGCGTATGACCGCCTCGTCCGGATTCGGATTCCGATCCAGCAGCGCTTTCGCGGCCATGATCATGCCGCTCGAGCAATAACCGCACTGTGCGGCCTGTTCCGCGAGGAAAGCCTTCTGCAACGCGTGCAGCCGTTCGCCGTGCCCCAGGCCTTCAATCGTGGTCACGTGAGCCGCGCCTACCGCGCCGACCGGAAAAACACACGAGCGCGTTGCAGCGTCGCCGACCATGACCGTGCATGCGCCACATTGCGCCTCGCCGCAACCGAACTTCGGGCCGTTCAACTGAAGATCGTTGCGCAGCACGTAGAGCAGCGGCGTATCGGCTGCAATGGCCAGACGGTGTCGCTTGCCATTCACCGCGATCGAAATACTCATTTCGTTTCCCTTGAAGTCCGGCTGAGCAAGACAATCATCAGACAGGCCGCGAGTGCCGGCACCGCGGCCGCGACGAACAGCGCGGTGTTCGTCCACTGCAGCTTGATGAGCTGTCCGGCCACCACCGGACCGATAATCGAGCCCGCCCTGCCAATTCCCAGACTCCAGCCAACCCCGGTTGCCCGCAGCGAGGTGGGATAGCGCGTCGCGGTCAACGCGTTGACGGCGGGCTGTCCGCCCACGATGCAGATCCCGCTGATCAGCACGACGGCATAGCGGAGTCCCGTCGAAAGATCAGGAAGGCCGACGCACGACACCGCGAACGTCGCCACCAAAAAGCTGAGCGACAAGACACGATAGAAGCCGAAGCGGTCCATCAACGGTCCCATCAGAAGCGCCCCCGCCGTACCGCCGATTTGCAACGAGGTTCCGATGAGCACGGCCGTCGAGACACCGTGGCCGACGCGCAAGGAAAGCATCGGAAGCCAATTCGACAGGAAGAAGAGATCGAGCAGGTTCGCGAAGTTGATGCCCCATAGCAACAGCGTGGTCGTGCTGCGGCCATGGCGAAAGAGCTCGCCGACGGACGCCTTCGCGTTCGTCTGCCCGTGAACGGCAAAGCGGGTCGCGGGTCCGACTTGCAGGTCCGGCGCGATCTGCCTCAGCCACTGAGCGATCCGTTCCGGGCTGCGCTGCTTGAGCACCATCAGCTGAAGCGATTCAGGCAGATACCTGGCCATCGCGACCGCAATGACCAACGGCAATACCCCCCCGACGACGAACACCGACCTCCAGCCCATCGAAGGGAGCAGCGTTGCGCAGAGCAGTCCTCCTGCGATCGCGCCGCCCGTGAACCCGCATGAGACCCATGTCATCAGCGACGCCCGGTATTTCTGCGGACTGTACTCACTGACAAGTGCAATCGCATTGCCCATCACGCCACCGATGCCGAAGCCCGTCAGGAAGCGAACGACGAGAAACTCCGGAACATGCTGAACCAGGCTGGTGGCGAGCATGCATAGCCCATAGAACACCGTCGCTCCGACCAAAACCGGCCGGCGCCCCACCCGATCGGCCATCGCGCCGAAAACGATCGAGCCCGCCAGCATCCCCAGCAAGCCTGCGCCGAAAACGGGGCCGAGCTCCGCAGGGCTGATGTGCCACGCCTGCACGATCGCGGGCGCGACAAAGCCCATGGTCTGCACGTCGAAGCCATCCATCACCACCGAGCAGCCGATCATGACCATGATCCACTTCTGGAAGGTGCTCAGTGGCCGGCTATCGATCAGCGCACTGATGTCGACGATCGACGATTGCGCCTCTTCCACGTGTTGCGCAGTACTGGGTGTCAATTTTTCACCTCGCTCCGTTTGAGCATGAAAACATCCGCGCTAAAAGGGGTAAGCGGGAAGCTCATCACGACTCGTCCCCGCGCCTGCCGCTTTCCATCCGCCGCTATAGATTTTGTTGCGCCACACGCTTTCTGGCGCCAAGCCTGTCACGGACATCGGAGTTCTCCCGTTCCTCGCCTCATTGACATCATCGAAGACCGAACAGCCGTCGCGCGTTTTCCCGGCCGATCTTGACGCGATCGGTTTCGCTGATCGAGCACGTGTCGAACCACTGAGACGCCTCGTCATGCGTTTCGAACGGATAGTCGACCGAATACATGATCCGCTCGCTACCCATCTCGAGCATCGTGGCAAGCAGCGTCTGCGTTCTGAAATTCCCGCTCGTCGTCACGAAGACGTTCTCCCGGAGATATTCACCGACGCTGCGCTGGCAAGGCAATCCTCGCGGCGCCTTCTGCAGAATATGATCGACACGCCAGACGTTGAAGGGAATCCCCTCGCCGAGATGGCCCAGAATCATCTGCAACTGAGGATTGCGGTCAAAGAGACCTGACGTCATCAATCTCAGCGCGTGAATGCTCGTTTCGACCGCGAACGCCCAGGTCGCAGCGGTCAGCCATGGAAAACCGTCGTAGATCGGCTCACGGGACGGCAACGGATCGCGCGGATGCATATAGAACGGCTTGCCGAGCGCCGCCGCGCTTGCCCAGAAATCGGTGTATTGCGGGGCGTCGTAATACACGACGTTTTCCGCATCGCCCACCTGCGAGAAACCATTCACCATGAAACCGTGGAATCCGAACTCCTTCACGCAGCGCTCGAGTTCACGTGAAGCGGCTTCCGGGTCCTGCATCGGCAACGCGGCGAATCCGCCCAAGCGCGACGGATGACGCGCAACGTGTTCGGCGAGGACATCGTTGGCCCGCCTCGCGACATCGATCGCGTCCTTGATGTTTGGAATGCCCTGGATGCCGGGCGAGTTGAGCGACAAGATCGAATACTCGGTTCCGCCCTGCTCCATCCGCTCGAGCCGCTGTTGCTCGATGTCCAACAGATTCGACTTCAGCATCTCCCAGACGTGGGACGGTGCATAGCCCTTCGATTGCTCGATAGTCAGGTCGATCGCAAAGTGTTCTTCAAGCGCAATCTTGTTTCTCATCAATCAGCTCCAGTTCAGCGTGTGACGCCTTGCTCACATAACGAAGTTCACGGGTCCCCGAGGTCACTGCGGCATCATTTATTTGATTTTTCAACTACTTTCCCGACGGAGTATATTTGATTTTTCAAGTAAAAATACCCGCGTAAACCCTCGGCCTCTTCGATGCCGATGAAAACACTCGAGCGGGCGCAAACGCCCGCGCGGCGTGGCGCTTCGTGAGACGCCGAATTTATGGGGATTGGATGGAAGAGCGCGTCATGTCATGAACACCACTGGGTGTGTGGCGCGACAGCGAGCATGACGGCCTCGAGATGAACGCGCCGATCTGCAGCACGGCAATACCGCGTGGATGACTCAACGCGCAGCGCACGCTCCAAAAGCGGCGGCGTCCCCGACGCGTCACTGCCACGCGCCGGGCACGGGTCAAGCCGGAACCGTCAAAGCGGCGGACGCAACACGATCTTGCTGGTGACCGACTTGACGCCCGGCACCTTGCCGGCAGCGTCCGTTGCAATGTGTTCCTGGTCCTGGGTATCGATAAAGCCCCCGAGGACCACGTCGCCCGTTCGCGCGTTCGCAAACACCGCGATATCCGCACCTGCGAGCCCCTTCGTTTTGTTCAACACCTGATGTATTTTTTTCGCAAACAGGCGGTTCGCTGCGCGCGCTGACTTGTTCGAGGCCCCAGGTTGCGACGCTTCGCTCGCCGCTGTGGCGCCGTTTGGCGCGCTCGTGTTGGACGCCGGTCCCTGAGCGAGAGCAACCGTTGACAGCAATCCGGCAAACGCACACAGCACCGCTCGATATGTCGTTCTCATTGGCCCACCATGGTCTTTCACAGGTTAATGTCGTTCGGTGCGTGCACCGAATCCGACGCCGTACGCGCCCCGTCACCGGGGCCCCTCTACTTGCTACGACGCAAACTGCAAACGACGGGGGCGCTCGCGTGAAAGCGCCCCTCGGCGTGCCTAGCGGGCAACGTAGTCAACCTGGTGACGCGTCTCGCGCATGCCCGAAAGCGCCGCGCGGACCCGAAGGTGTTCGGGGTGGTCCGCATAAGCGTCGAGGGCAGCGCGTGAATCGAAATCCGCCACCAAGACGACGTCGCACGCGTAGTCGACGCCGCTGACATCGAGACCCACATCGAGCTCCAACAGTCCGGGGATCAAGCCTCGAAGACTCTCGAACTCCTTTTTGACCCACATGGCCGTTTCACGGCGCTCGCTTGCTGTTTCGCCCGCGACACGCCACATCACGATATGCCTGATCATTGCCCT is drawn from Trinickia violacea and contains these coding sequences:
- a CDS encoding MFS transporter produces the protein MTPSTAQHVEEAQSSIVDISALIDSRPLSTFQKWIMVMIGCSVVMDGFDVQTMGFVAPAIVQAWHISPAELGPVFGAGLLGMLAGSIVFGAMADRVGRRPVLVGATVFYGLCMLATSLVQHVPEFLVVRFLTGFGIGGVMGNAIALVSEYSPQKYRASLMTWVSCGFTGGAIAGGLLCATLLPSMGWRSVFVVGGVLPLVIAVAMARYLPESLQLMVLKQRSPERIAQWLRQIAPDLQVGPATRFAVHGQTNAKASVGELFRHGRSTTTLLLWGINFANLLDLFFLSNWLPMLSLRVGHGVSTAVLIGTSLQIGGTAGALLMGPLMDRFGFYRVLSLSFLVATFAVSCVGLPDLSTGLRYAVVLISGICIVGGQPAVNALTATRYPTSLRATGVGWSLGIGRAGSIIGPVVAGQLIKLQWTNTALFVAAAVPALAACLMIVLLSRTSRETK
- a CDS encoding amidohydrolase family protein; its protein translation is MRNKIALEEHFAIDLTIEQSKGYAPSHVWEMLKSNLLDIEQQRLERMEQGGTEYSILSLNSPGIQGIPNIKDAIDVARRANDVLAEHVARHPSRLGGFAALPMQDPEAASRELERCVKEFGFHGFMVNGFSQVGDAENVVYYDAPQYTDFWASAAALGKPFYMHPRDPLPSREPIYDGFPWLTAATWAFAVETSIHALRLMTSGLFDRNPQLQMILGHLGEGIPFNVWRVDHILQKAPRGLPCQRSVGEYLRENVFVTTSGNFRTQTLLATMLEMGSERIMYSVDYPFETHDEASQWFDTCSISETDRVKIGRENARRLFGLR
- a CDS encoding BON domain-containing protein, which gives rise to MRTTYRAVLCAFAGLLSTVALAQGPASNTSAPNGATAASEASQPGASNKSARAANRLFAKKIHQVLNKTKGLAGADIAVFANARTGDVVLGGFIDTQDQEHIATDAAGKVPGVKSVTSKIVLRPPL
- a CDS encoding (2Fe-2S)-binding protein yields the protein MSISIAVNGKRHRLAIAADTPLLYVLRNDLQLNGPKFGCGEAQCGACTVMVGDAATRSCVFPVGAVGAAHVTTIEGLGHGERLHALQKAFLAEQAAQCGYCSSGMIMAAKALLDRNPNPDEAVIRREMAGQKCRCGAHNRIVRAIQRAAQELRG
- a CDS encoding Dabb family protein — its product is MIRHIVMWRVAGETASERRETAMWVKKEFESLRGLIPGLLELDVGLDVSGVDYACDVVLVADFDSRAALDAYADHPEHLRVRAALSGMRETRHQVDYVAR